The genomic window agaGAGACAGGGGATGGATGGGTCGACCAGCGGCGACTACCTTGCAGACGCTGCGGCGACGGGGGACGGGAGGCCGAAGCGGTAGGCGGCGGCGGGGGACGGGAGGCCGAAGCAGCAGGCGGCGGCGGGGGACGAGAGAGGGTAGGAGGCGCTCGAGGAGCTTGAGCTTGGGGAGGAGATTGGAGGGGACGTTGGTGGCGAGGACAGTAGGGCGGCGGCGGACGAAGGCGTGGAGCtggcggggggagaggcctgcGTGGCGGCGGAGGAAGGCGAGGACGGCTCAGGCTTGTCGGGGGTGGTGATGTGGAGGAGGGATTTGGAGGCGACGAGGGCCTTATCCTTGGAGTAGCCCAGACGATCCATCAGGTACTCCGCCATGAAGGgtagaggagaagaggaggaggtaGTCATTTCGGCGGCGGCCGGCGAGGAAGAATAGGAGGAAAGTATGGAAAgaggaggaaagggagggaggagaggtggccgccaccttcattttatggattggagggttagggtttcgagggattggagggaaccggagggaaggaggcagagaagagggaggattcggtgcgcggaggagagggtggcgaggcgggagggagatggccggcgcgctgggaggtgggctcgattagcgacggggggcgggctcgagcggcgacggtggcggggagggagggctcgacggcggtggggagggagagagagagaggatggtggcggggagggagaggactTACCGGGAAGGATGACCGGCGACCGGGAAAGGAGGACTGTcgccggagatcggggagggagaaaatttagatgaccgcggcggagatcggggagggagaaatcAACAGGGTTATTTTCAATTAGggcagaatatcaaaggtttttttttaattaaaaaatatttagcgacgaaatacattcgttgctaaaaataaatattctgtcacaaaaaaatatattttttgcaacaaaaattttttcgtcgcaaatgattaattttttgcaacgaaaatttaatttcatcgcAAATGATCGTAAAATCTAGTTTctcgcaacgaaacaaatatttcatcgcataaaatcaaattttttgcgatgtaattattttcgtcgcaaaaaaaaaatttagcaacgaaaattttttccatcgccaaaaaaaataattttttgcgatgaaaaaactttcgtcgctaaagatcaattctagcaacgaaatttaaattttcgtcgcaaaatattcaaaaatttttcaataaaataaaatttagcgacgcaatagtttcgtcactaaatataaataaaattgatcgcaaaagcctttctttttagcaacgaaatatcaatttcgtcgtaaaaaatataatttttttgcgacaaaatttttttttatcgcaaaaaaaaaatttttaactacgaaaaaaaatatttcatcgtaaaaaaaattattttttgcaacgaaaaaaattttcgtcgctaaaaatcaacttctagcaacaaaaataaaaatttcgttgcaaaaaatataactttttacaatgtaatttttttcgtcgcaaatagcTAATTTTTGgagatgaaatttaaatttcgttgtaaaaatttaattatttatgatgaaatatatttcgtcgttaaaattttatcataaaaaattaaattttttataatgacGGATGTTCTTAGCTTCGAGCTCATGGACCATTGCCGCTCGCAGTTCTTCCGCTTCCGCACCCACATCCTCTCCGAAACCATCACCTCCATCGACCTCACGCCCGCCCCTATTGTATTCGCTCCTCTGCCACAACCATTGAAGCTGATGCCCTCATCATCACCTACCGCATCCGCGTCCTCACTGTTGTCGTACATGATCCAGCATGCACATGGGGACTAGATCAAGAGTAAGATGATAGCCAACTAGGTCTAGATAAGTTAAATAACTGATTGGTATGGAGATGATTAAACTTGTAACCTCTAGCAAAGTTGAGCATTAATATCATGGAAACcaattgacaaaaaaaaaaaaaaaaaaatcaatggacCTCAAAAGCCAAGGTCGACGCAGAAAGAGTTAATAATGTATATCAAACTTGACAATTTATACCCACACTTGGCACATGGAAAATATACTTCAATGTCTATAGATGTATCTAACCTCTCGTTTAACCGATATGGATGGTTCCTCCTTAATTTCTAGATGTATTCATGATGACTCTCTTTGTAGAAATGTCTATAAGAGGAAAAAAAGCAATATGCAACTTAGTTGTGTATGCAAAAAGCAGGTTAGCTACTTTCTGTGgatgatatatttaataaaaataaaataaattcttCTCTGAAAGAGAAAAATCTGGTGTACCTATTATTTTGTTTcctaagaaatataaaaaaactaGTCAATAGGCTAGTTTAGATCAAGGTCAATCTGATTGACCCAGCAAATCAAGTGATATAAACTCACTGCCTTGTAATTCAAGGCTTAAAGCACATGCGGAACATTAGAAGAGATGAAAAGAGATAAagcaataatattattaatataactGGAGTATCTGATGGAATACAAAGTCATTTCATTGCaccaaagaaaaagatcaactgaTTTAGTACATTATCCATACAATAATTCCGGACAGGTCAAATATTCACTGAAATCTTTACGCTTGGAATAGGATCCCAGGCTATGCTTGGACTCCGTCCAGGAGGATGCTCTGCTTCAGTTGCTGTGCATGTGGCTGTTGTTTGAGTTGAGAGACCAGGTCCGCTTTAGTTATGTTTCACATGACTGGTTACACAAAATTTTCCAGGGCACAATCAAAGCATTCGTGCTTGATCTGCTTCAAGTATGATTGTGGATAGAGTTtgaaatttcttttcttttttactcCATCTTTGTATTGAGTCGGATTCAAGGGACTTATAAAATTGTTGaggtttttaaattattattttcatatatCTCAACTTAAATGCAGATATAATTCATCCAATTTTCCTTCTGGATTGGGTTGAGAGtacatttaactgggttagagcACACATTGATGTTCTTTTGTGGAGTCAAATCATTATTACTTTTCGCAATTTGGTTAAACTCGTAGTTTACTTTGGTATCAATATCCAGCACCTAAACCTACAATTTTGGATCGAATCGAGTCCATCCTATTTTTGTAAATTTATCAACATTAattagattttctttttctttcatatgCACCATGAATAACTCTCAtgtatgattaaattttttttatgtggaTCATGATTCATCGCAACGATCCTTTACTTGTAATgatttgataaataagaaaataacatTCATCATTAATTCAACTTGTTAGAATATGTTTTCGGCCCTAAACACATGAACCCTGATTGTACTAGCACACATATGCCCAATTTGAATCCCATAAAACCATTGATCTGATACCATGAAAATAACCCACATTGCTTTTCCAATGCAGAGGCCCAATCTTGTGACCCTCTGTGCTAATAATACTCCTGTTACCCGTTGCTCTAATTAAGCATAATATCTTTGTCTGGATTCTCTGATCCATTTTCTTCTATGAACTCCGTGCATTAATATTTGAATTTTGTAATTTTGTTAATTCCAGCCGTGGTCTTCTTCCCTGTATTTCCTCATTAAACTGTTAAGCAAGAATTCTCCCAAATTTGCGAAGTATTAGAAGGTTAAATCTATTCTTACTCCGATCACTTTATCATTCTGAGACTCTTATTCTATCAGGTTAAAACCCTATCATATTTTTaccacaaagaaaaaagaaaaaaaaccatcATATCATTCTAGCCAGATTCTGCATCATTTGAGGTATTACTAGGAGCAAGGAATGATCACTCATGTTCATCAACTATCCCTGGGACATGGCTGAGAGCATCAAATTTAAGTGAAATGGCATATGCGTTCCAAGGTGGAAATCGTTCTCAAGAAACACAGCCTTAGTTCTAATAGTTTGCCAAAGATTAGATACATGTTCAAGGTACATCAAAATAGACCTTGGTCATGATGAATCTGAATGACTGATGCTGAAATGAGTACTCTCagctcaccaccatcatcatcatcatcatcatcaatattCTCTCGTTTAAAATCATGGGTGCAAAAACAGAAGGCAAAAATCTAAATCGAGAAGGCTTCATGGAAAAATTGTTAATTTTTGTAACTGGTTAGAACTCAATGTTAACCCTATGTTAATTATCGTCTGGTTAATTCTTTAATTGAATTAATTTTCACAAGCAGAGATCATGCTAAGGCTAATATGAATCCCATAAGATGATGAGTACAGAGACTTATATGGCTTTTATTCTTGAAAATGGCCCAAATATAAACATAAGGTTTCTTGCAAATGTAAGGTGCGATATTGATGTCCATTGTTATTTTCCTAGATCGGTATAAACACATTTCTAACCAAAAGAAGAACCACATCAAATAGAAGTGGTAATTTGAAGGCATATAAGATAGCTCTTCACCGTAACTTAACATTATTTAACTAATTTGAAGCTCTTTTGGTAAGATCCTTGGCTCTGTAATGCACCACTCAAACTAATTTTTATCCCGGATTTTACTCCCTCTGCCGTAAGAAAAATGGTGTGGTCGCACAATTCTTCAATCGTACAACCCACAATTGGCCTTTCAAGCTGCAACCCAACCCCTTTAATGAAACCAGTTCTCAGCTGGCAGCTGCAGTCTTCTCTATCAAGTTTCTTTAAACCATATGGAAGATTGATTCATTTGGACATCAGAAAGCAAAGGtatgttctcaacttcttctctcAACAAATTCTTAAGCTTGTGGGGCATCAACTGCAATTTCGCACCTACCCTATGGGGTCTCAGCATATCCCACAAAATCAAGTGCTTCCTTTGGTTGTCATGGTAGAAAAAGCTCAACACAAGAGAAGCACTTGGGgacaaattagagaaaaaatcttGGGCCTTGTGTGAATTGTGGTCAATCACCAGAAAAAgtgaatcatttcttctccactgGCCCCATCTTCGATTCCATCTGGAAGGTGAATTCCTCAGCCCGGGGAGCTCTTAATCCTCAGTCTTCATTTGACCATCTCTGTACATAATGGATCAAACACAACTTCACAAACATAATTGCTGGGTGCATATTCTTATGTTGCAGGTGGCAATTGCTTGATCTTGTTGGAAGGAGAAGAATGCTAGATTGTTCCTCAGCAAACATAAATCTCTTTGCTTCAATTGCTGCTGTTGGTATTCATGCCTCTAATGATTGGTCAATCATCTGAAAATAGGTGGAAATGGCCAAGTTTGCTGCCTTTTGGGCAAAATCAAATGGGATCAATTTCAGCTggctgaaaactgaaatcatcaTCTCTGAAGACCGAGATCGAGTTGTTCTGACAATTTGTACTCTACAAGCACTCCTCTGATAGCTCTGTTTCTTCTTATCAATTTGGCCTCTTCCGGACTCCACTGAAGCAATTCTGCAACTGCTGAAATAGCAGGTGTAACTGCTATATGATAAACCATCTGTATCTCTCTAACTATTCTGTCAAATTCCCTCCTATCAAACTTTCTTCGACTGTAACCTCTGTCTTTTAATAAACATATACGGGTGGCTGGTTTTCAGCCTCCCTTaaccttccaaaaaaaaaaaaaacgtgttTTTATGGTTGTGAAGATTATTAAAAATGCAGATTGTTGATTTGATTTTGCTAATAAaaggaaaataaaatatttttgatttaaactgCCACCATGTACATctgacataaaaaatattatgcatTGCTAGCTAGATTGGACTACACTGATCAGTGGATCTTCATTTAGATCCAACTGGATTTAAATTGGATGATGGAAGTTCGACATCAATGATTTAGATCATTGGATGTGATCGATcattttagatttatatatatactataatcatatgatttgaagacaCATAACCTATAATGCATCAAGTGCTAAAAATGAACAGTCTTAACAACatcaaattatatattaatttgattACTTGATTCATAATTTTGAAGATctctaaattatataatttttagaatataaaaaatttaaagatagtAGGTTGCATCTAACAGTTCGCATCATTCATGTGAAATCTATATTATCCAATGTAGGCATGATCAAATTTTTAGTAGAAATCTGTTCGAGCATAGTCAAGTCCAaatatctctctttctctctctctctctatatctatatatatatatatatatatatatatatatatatatatataggcacaCACAGACACGTGCACTTATTATGATATGTATCTTGTTTGTGTATTAAGCAATATCAAATTATTATACCTAATTGTTTGTCAGGATAAATCTCAGAAGAATTGAAGGAAAAGGAAAGCAGATATTGCATTATATCTGTAGTCATCATCTGTATTATCTATAGTATCTATTGCTTTTTCTATTATATGCACATAAAATTTAAAGGAAAGTAAGATGGGGAGCAAGCTCGCAATGGAAGGCAAAGGACATGTGGAATGTTTGCTTAAAGCCGTTACCACTcatatcgagagagagagagggatgctAGGCTGGAGGATGATGCCCTGCCCACGAGGGCCTGTGCTGGAAAGCAAACAACCTGCTTTTGGAGCTGCAAGTCATACCTTGTCACGTGACAGGCACGACACGTGGATGCAGTTTTGAGGTGGCAGGAGAGAACCGGGTctctccttgcagcagaagtagAGTGGAAGACTGGTGGGGTTTTAAACCTCTTTATAAGCCACAAGACCAGAAGGTAAGACCACGTGCCCACATGCAAACCCACATGCAAGAGAGCCCCGTTCCCATGTCTACATGCAAGGGATGAATTAAAGGAGGGGGCGCCAAAAATTTATGTTCGAAAGTGACCCTTACCTGCGTACCAGCTAATTAAATAGGAgcacggagagagagagagagccattaCTGCCAGCTATAATTGCTCATTAGTGAATGGTTCTCTGTAAGAAATTTTTACCATGATATGATTTGTTTCGCGAGATGCTGTACAATGTCCATAACCAAAATCAAAAGATGGACggctattaaataaaataattttatatatcatatgCGATGCATCATTATTGATAACTATCCATTTTCTAACAGTGATTATCAAGCATCGGATGATACTCTATGATGCAAATTGCATTTATGGTTGGTTCAACTAACGTTACTCCCATATATGGCCCCTCTGGTCTTTGTTGGGGGATGCTGATTGTatgtttaacaaaaaaaaaaatgatgtaagAATTTAACTAAACGCGCGTTAGTTAAAGAGTGGACTTCTATAGTTTAGCATACAAAACTTGAGGTCAAGGATTTCCCATTGTCCTGCCCTTATAAGCACCCACTCTGGTCTAGGCTTAGGGCAGGTACTATTATTGCTAGTGCCATTATGGATTCTCTGACTTTCTTGACAGTCAACATCCACCTTAGAAACTTAACAAACTACAGTTGGAACGGGTCGTGTGTTCCAACCATACGATCAAAATCCGAGGTCCACGTGCAATGGGTTAAATGTCAGCATGAAATGGCTCTGCAAAAAATCGGTGTTTGTGATCTTGACGCGGGATGTGAAAATGATTTCTGACCTTTCGAATTTTTGAAGGATGCTGGAGACGACGTATTCATCtgactcaaaatttttttgaatggatatgcCGGTCGTTCCTCCCCTCCTTTATCTTATTTtttgtactaaaaaaaaaaaaaaaagaggaggaggaagagaaacTTAACAAATTACATAAAATGGGCCAGCTGACAGCCGGCCGATACCACTGAATACATGCCTGCCTTCTGATTATTAgttgaaaaataaagaagagaagaTAAAGGGAGAACTCtctatctacaattaaaagaagCATAGACTTTGCATAAAGTCCTAAAGATTAAGAACGAATAAAGCGCTCGCAACTTGGTCACTTACACCACGCAAAGTTGAAAACCAGAAAGTCTCAGGAAGCTTTCCACGCTGCTTAGTTTCTGTGACGAATTCATCCGTTGGGCTGTCATCATCCAAATCCATCttttgacacacacacacacacacacacacacacacacacacacacacatatatatatatatatatatataacagtcTCATCCGATCCCACTCATTTATCACGttcattatttttattacaaaagaaAATGGCATGTCCATTCGCACGTCTTTTATAAATTCGACAGTTTCTTTTCTAATATATATTAAGCAGTTGGCATGTCATTAGCAACATCCCAATCTCAAATGTTTTGCAACCTTAAGTTTAATCGATCACACGCTGAATTAGCGTCCAAGTCGTGGAGAAAGTTGGTAACAAAATGAAATAGAGGCACGCATGGAGAGTTCTAATTTCTTATAGTCTATCGTACAGGAAAAACAAACTCCCGGAGGGCAGCTAAGCTTTATTTACGGGTTATGTATGTGCAATGCAGTTAGTATCTTCTACTAGAGCTTGGGATGTATCTTTCCCATGAAAAAATGATTATCTTTTTTCCCATCATCTTCTATTAGATCACATCTTGTGCAGATATCAAAGTGCTCCAATATTTTGCTTCATATATCTGCACAGATTTCAAAGTGGCTATTGTATCATCTGATGGCTGATATCATGAAAGAAGATAAATCATTGATGTGAAAGATACAATCCAAATTTactctaataaattttaaaaacagATCGAGGAAAGAGATAGATGGCTCATGAGGTTACATAGAAAACCAAGACCATGACTCCTCAACGTCCGCACCCATCCTCAAGCAGCCTATCTATGGATCTGCAACAAATCATTCTGAGGCTGCATCATCTCCGTCCAAAAACATACGAATTAGGTTGGCAAATCTCCAAGAATTCAAGTATCAAAGTTCTCCTTTTTCTTCAATTTCCAAAATGCCCATACGAATTAGGCAGGCCCTTTGCACAACTCTTTTTATAACGAACCACTACCTTTGGTCTAAATCAGGTGTTCCCCTATTATTTATCTccttgtatgtacatatatacatacgcaCAACGTCCTTTTCCTGCCTCTATTCACCTGACATTGTCAAGAAATTTACATATCCAGAACGCCGTTTGATTTGGGAACAACGGCCGAGATCGACGAGGACACCTTCCCGCCCATGATCCGCAATACCTCCGCCATGGACGGCCGCAGGCTCGGGTTCTCCCCGACGCAGAGCACGGCGAGTGCGGCCATCGTCGCAGCCTCGTCAAAATCGTACTCCCCGTTTAATCTTGGGTCCACTATCTCTCCCACCCCCCTTCCTGCGTCCCGAAGCGCCGGGCCCATCACAGCCGTCAACAGCTGCTCCTTTTCCGAACAGAAGGCCTCGATTCCGCTGATCGATTCCAAAAGCAGCACACCGAAGCTATACACATCGTTCTTCTTCGAGATGGTTCCTGACCGGAGGTAGTGAGGATCGACGTAGCCCAGGGAGCCCATCATGGGGTGGGCCGAGCGGGTCGAGGGCGGCTGGACCGTCGCCGAGAACCCCATCCGGGCGAACCCAAAGTCGCAAAGCTTCGCGTCCAGTCTATCGTCAAGGAGAACGTTGGAGGCCTTGACGTCACCGTGGACGATCTGGAGATCGCACCGCTCGTGGAGATAATCCAGCGCCTGCGCGAGTTGGTACGCGATCACCACCCGCCGGGCCCACGGCAGCGCGCCGCCACCGTGGAGCTTCTCGTGGAGGGTTCCGTTGGGGACGTACTCGAACACGAGAACCCCTTCCTCTGAAAGAGAGAGAACGTCCAGGTAAGCGGAAAAGGTTTCGAAATTTGCAGGAGAGAGAAGGTGACGCGTGGATTAGGCTTACCGCGGTCGTCGCAGAAGCCGAGGAGGCGGACGATGTTGGGGTGGCGGAGGCGGAGGAGGACGTCGAGTTCCAGGCGGAAGGCGCGGTGAAGGCGCTCGCTGGAGCGGAGGACTTTGAGGGCGGCAAGGGAAGAGGGGAGGGTGGCGAGGTAGACGGTGCTGGAGCCACCCTCGCCGATGATGGCGGACGAGGTGAAGTTGCCGGTGAGGGACTCGATCTCGGTCCAGCCGAACCGACGGGGGGCGGCATCGCCCTTGACCAGCTCGGGCTCCGGTTTGGGGTCGGGGCCGTTGGCGACGCGGGCGCAGGCGGGGCCCAGCTCGAGGTCGACGAGGTCGCGGCAGCCTCCGCAGCACGGCATCCTGTAACGGCGGAAGACGATAACGCAGGCGAGGGTGAGGAGGGCCAGGGACAAAACGAGCGCCAACGAGGCGACGCCGATAACTAAGGGGACATCCATTTGTTTTCTTTTAGGCTCACTCGCGGAGCTTCCGACGGGCTTTTAAGCCCGCCAGCCGCTGAGAGAGGAGAAAATAGATGGCAAGCAATGGGGAGGACGATGGATTGATGGGAGCGCTTGGTGGCTATTTATACGGGAGGACTCTGTGCTTTGATTCCACTAAATAGATGGGCTAACCGGAGGTGACTGGGTGAGTCCTTATTTCCTATGGGTTTCCGAGTGTTTGCTTCATCGTTGGCACGGCTCCCTTTGGAAATTGAGGGCTCTGGGGTGGTGTTCGTGGGGAATATGGGGAAATTTGGGGTCTAGCGCAGGACCCAATTTGAGGTGCTGATTAGTCTGGTGAGACCCGAATTTATTTTCTTTACAGCGGTTTGGTTTTCCTTTGGTTGTCACTGGCCCGCCAACATAAATTCCTCCTCTCTCGAAGGAAGATTTTGGGAAGCATTCTTGTTTTAACTGGTTTATCACCCCGTACGGaagattttttaaatattttatttattatatatattatattttttattattttaaaaaataatattttattattttttctttttctctcctcctcctcctcatacCTTCCCCTTGCTAGCCGATGCCGCCCCTCTTCACCACAGCCTGCCCCCTTGCACAGCTCCGAAAGAACTATTGACATCTATCTTTACGACATTACCTCTCCTCTATCGTCGCTGATGCTTCGAAATCCCCTTCGAGCCCGACATCGAGCAGTCCCCCATCGACAACTCCCGCCGCCCCCCCCCCCCACGAAGCATTGGAGCTGGTAGAACAGATGCCACACCTCAACAAACCTGAGCTCATCACCATCGTGGCCGCTACCGTCTCGAACATCTCCCAAACACGCTCCGACCTTCTCTGGCACCTCATCCTCTCCAGCATAGCCAACTTCAACCC from Elaeis guineensis isolate ETL-2024a chromosome 4, EG11, whole genome shotgun sequence includes these protein-coding regions:
- the LOC105043494 gene encoding salt tolerance receptor-like cytoplasmic kinase 1; translated protein: MDVPLVIGVASLALVLSLALLTLACVIVFRRYRMPCCGGCRDLVDLELGPACARVANGPDPKPEPELVKGDAAPRRFGWTEIESLTGNFTSSAIIGEGGSSTVYLATLPSSLAALKVLRSSERLHRAFRLELDVLLRLRHPNIVRLLGFCDDREEGVLVFEYVPNGTLHEKLHGGGALPWARRVVIAYQLAQALDYLHERCDLQIVHGDVKASNVLLDDRLDAKLCDFGFARMGFSATVQPPSTRSAHPMMGSLGYVDPHYLRSGTISKKNDVYSFGVLLLESISGIEAFCSEKEQLLTAVMGPALRDAGRGVGEIVDPRLNGEYDFDEAATMAALAVLCVGENPSLRPSMAEVLRIMGGKVSSSISAVVPKSNGVLDM